Proteins from a single region of Thermosipho japonicus:
- a CDS encoding DUF4911 domain-containing protein — protein MNKLEKELDVLLKIDKEDVHLLSYILESEDNLANIRKYENQILRIITTSSLLDEVMKILNSLKEKIKFEIIEIKENSGSAG, from the coding sequence GTGAATAAATTGGAAAAAGAATTAGATGTTTTATTAAAAATTGATAAGGAAGATGTTCATCTTTTAAGCTATATTTTAGAATCAGAAGACAATTTAGCAAATATTAGAAAATATGAAAATCAAATATTACGTATAATAACCACCTCTTCACTATTAGATGAAGTTATGAAAATTCTAAATAGTTTAAAAGAAAAGATCAAGTTTGAAATTATTGAAATAAAAGAAAATTCTGGAAGTGCAGGATAA